The DNA region CACATATAACTAACAAATCGGTCATACAGTAATTACAGCAGAAGGGAAACAACTGTAATGCCccagaatttcaattatagTATTGATAATTCTATGCattttaaattaatgatatCAGTTAATTGGCTAAATTATACAAGagataattaatttaataatacaTTACATATTAaccattagaaagaaaaatataagaagATGGACATTTTAACTATACTAAGAAAGTATTTCATTCGTACAAGGGATAACTCAAAACACTTCATCCTCATCCTGTGGGCATTCTGAACGCAGAAGAAATCAAATGAGACCAAATTGGTGTTGGTAAATCCAAACGAAAACAAAGGAGGGAGAGCAAAAATTGATTTGGGGTATTATCATTTAAGTGTTAGTATAATTTCATTTCGTTAGGAATCTGGATTTGTCACACAGAACTACATATTAAGTTTCTGAGTTTTTGCAGTTACATGGGCTTTCCTTGATCTCAGCTGAGTATTAGTGTCACTATTGTCAATGGAACTCTACTGGGTTTATGTGTGATGTCTTGAATCTTGATTATAAAATTTTGTAGGTTGTATTTGGAATCTTAACAATTCTTGGTTCAATTGGATAGAAAATTAGTGACTTTGGTTGGATTCTTTTGTGCTTATAGGGCCAGTGGTTCTGGAAAATAATGTGCTGGCTTTGAATTGGTATTGCAGTTCTCTAAAGTAATTTACACATGAATTAGAAGAAGAACATTTGGAGGTTTTGAAGGCTCTAGGTGTTCTTGACAGCCTGTGTTAAAAACTCATCTTAACCTATAGAATTCAGAATATGTTGAAACAAAACTTGTTTGAAACACAAGACATGTATATTCTgtataaatttcataaatttaCAGTGAAGCATGTGTTCCCACTAAAATTTCGAAAACAGAGCTGAATAGGGTTGTTGCTGTCTCAGATTCATGCTGACAGCTTGtaaacaaaaattatattttgagcTAGAGACCTTGGATTTTTCATATACAAGCCTTTTCCATTTGAAAGCTCATGTACAAGCCTATAACAGGTAAGAATATCAGAAACTTAGGAGACTTGAAGTGATCCCAGTTCAGTTAGGAATTCAGACTAAATCCTGGCTTAGACACATATAGACAGCTTTGACCTAAAAATCTGTACCCTGAGTTGCAGAGCGTAATTAAAGGTGAAACTAGTTTCATTAGAAAGTTAGCATACTTGCCTATGATTGaccaaaaaaattcagaatttaTGACTCCTTGCAATGTTCTCAATCCTAGTTCAAAGTTGGTCCAATTTTGCTAGAATACTATTAGTATACATCTATTGCAAGGCTTTATTTGATTTCAGTTGGTCCAATTTATGACAGGGTCTAGCAACTATTTTGAGAAATCCTACTAGACATGATGATAAAACTTTAGGCTTAACTATGCCTTCAATTCTAgttttatttgatttgattgtatatatatattgtcgAACCATGACCTTTTGGTTTGTAATGTAAATGTAGTGCTCAGTTCTAGTTTTTAGATTATCTCACCATATGTACTTTATGCTTTGGGAATAATAAGCTTGTTATTGGGCAATATGGTTTCTCAATCCAACAACTTAAATCAGTTGGAAAAACTGTCTTGGAAAGCTAAAAGGAAATCAAACACACTCTTAGAATCTAATCACCACATTTCTCAGATAGATATAGCTAAAAGGACAACCAGGCAAGCAgtcaaaacacaaaaaaacaGCTTAGCTTGAAATGCATGAGTACCATAATCAGGCTGTAATGaaacaaagtaaaaaagaaataaaCTGTTACCAGGATGACACAAATGAACAGAACTCTGGGGAGAACTGATCAGATGGAGCAGAAGGTGGGGGGCTTTCCACAATTGCTGCCAAAAGTTCATAGAAACTAGGCCAGGCTTGCTGATCTTCAGATTGTATATAAGGAAACCGTCCTATGGCACACTCAAGTACTACCATACCCAAACTCCAGATGTCACTGCTATAATCATAAGTACTCCCACTGATTCTTTCCGGCTAAACAATGAAATCCACAaaccaatacattaattatCATAACATTATTTATACGTCTGTTCATGGAAGGGAGGAAAGAGGAAAAGGGCATAAATTTGATAGGGCTTGGGAGATACCAAGCAGATTCTGGTAATATGGGATAAGCTTAAAGAAGAAAAGTTACATACCGACATGTAATTGTAAGTTCCGACGAATGTATCTCTTTGGCCCATTGAGGTTGCCAGCATAGCACTCACACCAAAATCAGTGATCTTCACCTCCCCTTTGTGATTGACTAATAGATTGGAAGGTTTAATGTCCCTATGTATGACATGCCTTTCATTATGCAAGTAAACAAGGCCTTGTAATACCTGGAATATGGACATGAATAATTAGCATTTTAGAAGTATATAAAATCTGTCACTTTCAACAAGAAACAGTATGCTCCAGCATACCTGCTTACAAACTACAGCAAGATATGGTTCCAGAATTGTTTTAACTTGTCTGATTATATCTGCTAGAGAACCCCGGTCCATGTATTCTAATACAAGAGATATAACACCATTCTGATAGAATGAATGGTAGCAAACTACAATATGTGGACACTGTGATGCTTGGTTTATTTTCAGTTCCTGAACAATCTGTTTTCGAATTTCCTCTTGTATATTCATCTGAATGGCCTGCAATAATAGAAGATTTTTTTCTATCATATATAAAAGTCAAACCttcaaaagtcaaaactgatCAAAATACTTTGTTTCAAAAGGCAAAATTTAACAACACCGAAAGATCACAATGGTAAACTGTTTCATGATCTAACGTGTTAAAACAATTAATATTGGAAGAAGATGATCATCAGCATTGATCCTCAGAGCACATAAGCAACCACATGCTTGCACAAATATTCTAGCTCACATTTCCTAAGCCCTTTACAAGAGATTTACCCAATTCCTACACCATGTAAtcctatatatataaataaatcgATTTAGTTATAGAAAATCGTCCATGTTCACATATCCTAAGACATTGACAAGTGACAACTAGTAGTTTAAAGCAATTAGCAAACCAATATTGTGCTTCCTTTTGCATGGCTTCTGGTTATATACAATCATGAGTAAAAAGGATAATTATACGGGCAAATCTATTTATAAGAATCAATTGAAAATAAGTATGCATGACAACCTTCAAAGCAAACAATTTTCCAACCCACTTGTGACGAACAAGTTGCACTACACCACCACTGCCCTTTCCAATCACTTTGATGGTTTCAAGGTCATCCAGTGAGAAGTCAAATTCAAGCTCCTTAGCATCTGAAGGCTGTTCAAAGAGGCAAATTGCAAGTCTTTCATATTACAAACTTGAAACCAAAAACAAGTGGAATCAATGAATGGTTCATGCAGAATGATGGCAATAAAGTGCACAAACTGTAAACATAATCATCACTGAACATCATTATTGAATGAAGGTATGCAAATTCTAAattctaccaaaaaaaattgaaacagtATACATGCAATAGAAACAACAACTAGGGTTGTGAAGTAAAAGAGTGTTACCCTTGATTCCTTTTCTTCAGAGATGAGACGCAACCCTTTCTGATTCAACAGAAGATCTCCATCATGGAATGTGCCACTTGCAGTCCTGATGACAAAtttaataatcaaaatcaatttcataaaaattgggggcaaaaaacactttttttgtTGGAAATCAATAATTGAAGCAAAGGAAAGTAAAAACTGAACCTTTATGGGTGAATTGAAATGATGAAGCAAAGAAAACGAAATGGGTTGGTACAGAGAAGATGAAAATGGGAAAACTTACAGGAATGAAGTGATGGGGGTTTCCTGAGCAGGAACGGCGAGCTTGAGTGGTTTCAATGGCGTCTTGGTCTTCATCTTGTTGGTAGTttagggatttcagtgagtGTTGTTGTGTTGTGTGGAGCTTGGGATTCACTGATTCAGGGTTGAAAGGGAAAGAGGAATTGAACAAGTGTTGGATATAAAAGGgaataaaataaattcaaacCAAACAGGCCGCGAAAATAAATATTGGCAAATTGCACTTACACCCCTTTAATTTAGGTTAATGACACACACGCCCCTGAAGATTGATGTCTTGGTTTCGGTTGGGTCcatcttgttcttgttctttccCATCACCATGCCCTTGCAAGTTGCACCTGGCTTTGATAAGGGAACAGTGTGGGCCACCTGGCCTTCCCTAATGCcttttgttttgtgagtccCCGCGACACTATggaaaaaaacatataaaaatgtaaaattttctAATAAATGTCtacaatattatataattttttatttatttaggaaTTGTCATCCGTTTGAGAAATAGTCGAATGTCGTTTATAATAGTACTATGTGTATATTAGAATTCAAACTTGTGCTTTAAGCATGGGTTTAGCTTCACTAAGAACATTTTCAATaaaaggttcttagttcttatctttgagttagGAATTAAGAATTGAGTTCTTAACCACTAGAGGAGATGACGTAGAATTCTTAGTTCtatgttcttatataagaagttttacgtTTTaggttcttagcataaaaaattaatttgttctctcattcatttaattgaagtattgaattaacatttaaatttaaatcaaaattatatggaaataaaaaattaatataatagtATTGTGAGACCAgatgaatagtgttaagaactaagaactcacgGTTGTAGaaaaatctgcaaagagttgctgcttaagcacatgtggcagtacagacccacatgaatagtgctacgaactaagaattaaaaactagcattggagatgttcTAAGTTAATTTCACAtaagtgttttaaaactcggctcggttATCAACTCGGTTGGGGTACCGAGTCACTGGTCGGACCAATGGGTCACTGAttcgattgcttgactcggtgtgtattaaaaaatcataaaaaatgtCCAATGCAATATATAttcatatataattaataaaacgcGTCTCCAATCAATAACATGGTGATGGTGCAGTGGTTAGGTTTCCTCCGTATTTCCTCTATGGCTTGTGTTTGAACCCTCCCCATTCTCAAACATAATATCACGTTTTTTTCTACTACATACAAAATATTTCCAattggatatttttttttgtcaatggtaAAATGATTTGACATTAAACCATTGACCACATATGGCCCAACGTcaacaaattaaaagaaaattaaaaaacatgaAAAGGGGGACTcgcattgaccaaaaaaaaaaagaaaagaaaagggtgaCTCGCCGGTTCAATCAAAAAATCGACCGAGTCAACAGTTTGATCATTAAACCGGTCGGTTCGAAACGGTTCCAACCGAGTGGCATACACAACCGATCTGAAGTGAGGTTCGGACCGGTCAGGCCACCGAGTTCAGATCCAAccggtcggaccggccggtccgagccgagtcTTAAAACACCACCAAAGTGTAATGAATAGTGTAAGGATAACATTAATAGATTTTCTCTATGTAATTTTCCCTAATCCAATAATATAAGCCATGGAGAATAGTGATTAGAGACTCATATACCAAGGGTGTACGGTAGTGGGATACAGAACAAACATGCTAAATCCTGGAACCGAGATGAATGTATAAACTCcatttgagaaatgaatttgAGGTCCGGTACTTTTATGCTGACAACGGTCTGAAGACACTCTTCACTGTGTTGAGTTACCCTGCTCTATTCCACTTCTGCATTGGGGTCACAGTCAATGCCTGCAAAGTGCAGACAAAACAAGAAACTGCaactaataatattaataacaaaTACATCCTGTCCACTCCAATCAACAGAGACTCAAAAAGTAGCTTCACCCTCTCTGAGCACCATTGAACCATTCCAAGGAACAAAGCAATGGCAAGAGAGTTTAGCTTCATCTTTGCTGCATCACTTCTGCTTATGATTCTGGGTTTGTgctcttttcttcctttctttttacATTATTATACTCATGTTTATCTCAGTCTTGTTACAGCTCAgttgtgttcatgtttgtgtgTAAATAAATACACTTGTTTTCTGTATTTTGATTCATAGATTTTGTGTGATGGGGGTGTGATTTCTTACCTTACTTGTATAAGACCACCGTTTTCTCAGAGCTATTTTCTCCCTCTCTTTTGGTGACTCTGATGTAGGTTGCTGTACAACAATGTCCTTTGTTTCCAAGGGCTAGATTGTGAGCCTTCAACTGGCTTACCTATCACATGGTCCTCAAACTACGTTTTACTTCTATTTAGGCATTCCCTCCCTGGGTTCTTAACAGTAAAAATGATATGAGCTTGCTTGGAAGTTGTTTATGAGAAAGGAAtgctttttaattttagttagaTAGGTTGAAGTCCAACTTTTTGAAGCACAATAATATCAATCATGGAGTTTCATTTTACTAATGGCTTGCATAGCTCACATTTGGGTAAAAAGAGAATATCATTGGTTATTTGTTACATATAAAAATTGCTTTTTGTTCCTAGAAGTATCATTTTACTAATGGCTTGCTTTTAAGATAGAGGTTTCCACACTAGTAAAGCtggaattttctttctttctttctctctctctctcaagtcTTATCTAACAGATCCATTGAGTTCTTTGCAATTGTTAATTGatttttgtgaaattttgaCAGATTGTTGCAATGGTAGTTTTGTTGGAATTTGCTATGGAAGGAATGCTGATAACCTTCCTACACCTGATAAGGCGGTCCAACTGATTCAActtcagaaaataaaatatgttagGATCTATGATTCTAACATACAGGTTCTGAAGGCTTTTGCAAACACTGGAGTTGAGCTCATGATTGGGATTCCAAATCTAGATTTGCTTCCGTTTGCCCAGTTCCAATCAAATGCAGACACTTGGCTGAGAAACAGCGTCCTCCCTTACTACCCAGCCACTAAGATCACATACATAACTGTTGGTGCAGAAGTCACAGAAAGCACCAGCAACATTTCAGCATTGGTAGTGCCTGCTATGAACAATGTCCTTGCAGCCCTCAAGAAAGCTGGACTTCATAAAAAGATTAAAATTTCCACCACCCATTCCCTTGGGGTTCTGTCTCGATCGTTCCCGCCTTCTGCCGGTGCTTTCAGTGGCAAACATGCTCACTTCCTGAAGCCATTGCTAGAATTTCTTGCTGAGAACCAGTCACCTTTTATGGTTGATATATATCCTTACTATGCTTACCGAGACTCTTCGAACAAAGTGTCCTTGGACTATGCCCTTTTTGAATCTTCCTCTGAAGTTGTTGATCCAAACACTGGTTTGCTGTATATGAACATGTTTGATGCCCAGATTGATGCTATTTATTTTGCACTGGTGAGTCTGAATTTCAGGACAATTAAGGTCATGGTCACTGAAACTGGTTGGCCTTCAAAAGGATCGCCGAAGGAGACAGCTGCTACTCCTGATAATGCACAAACATACAACACTAATCTGATACGGCATACTATTAACGACACCGGCACGCCTGCGAGGCCCGGAGAAGAGTTGGATGTCTACATTTTCTCATTGTTCAACGAAAATAGGAAGCCTGGTTTGGAATCTGAGAGGAACTGGGGATTATTCAATCCAGATCAGACAAGTGTGTATAGCCTAGATTTCAGCGGAAAAGCTGATGTTGATGTGAATGTGACTACAGATGGAAATGTAACCGGATCAAATGGAACAACATGGTGCATCGCTTCGAGTAACGCCTCACAGATTGACTTGCAGAATGCCGTAGATTGGGCTTGTGGTGCTGGCAATGTGGACTGTACTGCTATCCAGCCTAGCCAGCCTTGTTTTGAGCCAGATAACCTTGTCTCACATGCATCATACGCTTTTAATACCTATTATCAGCAAAATGGGGCTTCAGATGTGGCTTGTGGTTTTGGAGGGACTGGTGAAATAGTCGATAAGGATCCGAGTATGTTCATTGCTTCCCATCATCAATTTTGCTTTTCTGTTTTCTGTCGGTTTTTGTCATGTACAAATTTGCTTGGCAACTTTTGCATACTTATTGTTATCTCCAACTCTGCAAATATTTTGGAGAAGGGTTGTACTTGTTTGACATTATAGTCCATAATATTAGATCCTTTGCTAGCTCTGTTTTCAAAAATCTATTCTAATATGTAAATTGAAAACCATGTGAGTAGAGCTATAGAGAAAGTCATTAGAGTTTGCACTAGAATGTGTATGTTATGTGTACAATCTGTTTTGAAAAAAGCTAGTCTACTATGAAAACCATGTGACTAGAACTGTAGAATTAAGTAATTAGAGTTGAAGGATTTGTTTTGTATGTGTACAAAGTACCACAATGACTGCACAGATAGTAAGTTGCTGGATATTATTGTCTCTCATACTTGCTGATATCATTGCTGTTTGTTTAATCATCCGTGTTGCTGAGAGTTATTGATTAAATTGGTTGTCATTCTGGCTTTGTTCTGTGCACCCAAGTATTTCTTGAGACTAGTTTAGCTACTGATTAACTACTTGTTTTTAATTCTGCAGCCTATGACAACTGCATCTACATGAGAACTGGGTATGTTCACTCCTTTTGATGTTGTTTTGTCTGTTATTAGACGTCCTAAAATTATTATATTGTATGGTATTTATTATCAAGATTCAAGACTAGCATGACATTTGTGTTTGTTCTTCCATTGTTTATGCAGAAATAACAAAACCATGGCTAGTAATACAACAGCGATATCTTCACTTCCACCCTCCTCGCTTCCATCCTCCTCATCCCAGGAAAAAGTTCACACATCGATCTCTCATGTTCTTGTTTTAACCTTTCTCCTATTGTTGATTCTGGAACGAGCCAGACATGCTTGATTGATGACTAAAAGAAAAAAGGCTAGCTTTTTATTGTAGAAAACGTAGTATGATTGATGATTTTACCATGTATCATGTGTGTATGCTGCTTTTGGCTTGATGGGGGGAGTAGTGATTTGAGAATTGAGATGCTTTGTGACTATGCATCAGCAAAATGCAAAATTGTATGAAAAAATTTAACTGCTGTAGAGATTGATTGGAACAATATTGCCCCCAGTTTTGTAATCGAGTGACAGGCCAAAACAGCTAGTCTAGATAACCGACTTTTCTGTGATTTATTTACGTCCAGTTTAGTAGTTTAATGTAGGGTCAGAATCCAATTATTCAATTATGTTAAGAAATGAGCTAATTTGCTGAACATATTGCCCTTATATTATAGGGTTATGTGGACGGTAAAGCAAATATTGGATATCATATAGAATTGAACTCATACTTCAGTAATGAATAGAGAAATATCACATCGTTGATATATTATTATACATCAAATAGGTGAGAGGTACTGAAGTTCCATCAActtgattttttgattttttgcgTATATGATAAAAGGTAACACctacaaaatcaattctgaaacatAGAATGACCACAACTTAGCTTTGATGATCAAACCACCAGTTAGAACTTAGAACGATGGAAGCTTTGTTTTGACCGATGACTTATCATATAGTTGATGCATGCTATTGGTCGACTATGGTGGCTTTGGCTATATGGTCATTGGGGCCGACTAAAACCTTGAGATAATTCCTCAATAATTTACTAATTTAGCATCGATTcttttaaattcatttaaacTACATATTAATCCAATTAATCAGACAAGTTTACACACCAATATCAATTTTCGAGACGCTATGTCACAAAGGATGTCACAAAGGAGAAGAACACTATATGGCTTTCGCCATAATTTTCTTTGTTCAAGCTTATCtttaaaatcttttttttttgctacatcaGAAAATTAGCTTGTCTTTAAAATCTGAATCAAGGTCCACAAATATTATTATACCCTATATATTGTAATTACCAGGTTTGCATTCAGTTCACTTGGATAGGTTTGGAAGTTAACCATGATACTAGCCCTAGGATGGAACTATGATCATAACAGGGCTTCCTAAGACAGATACGTCAAAAACTGTTGAGTGCTGGCGACCTGGTAGACAATTGCAAGTAGAAAATAGAGAGGCTACAACTTGGTATTATCAAGAAGGCTTTCTGCCAGATAAAAGAAAATaagcaaagttttttttttggtttgtttttaatttatacCAATCATTGTACCATACCATTAAAACCACTGTGATGTATACAGGTACCTGCTAAAGAAAGCACAACAAATGCTAGTCATAACTTCTCAAGCACCAAACACTTCTTTCCTGTAAGCAGATCCCATGACTTTTAATACCCCATAATATTATTACATCACGGTCAAGCATTGTCTTGGCAAGCCAATGCAAAGCCTTGTATAGGAGCCAATAAAATAAACATGATAACAAGAAATACCATACAATT from Lotus japonicus ecotype B-129 chromosome 2, LjGifu_v1.2 includes:
- the LOC130739053 gene encoding mitogen-activated protein kinase kinase 6 is translated as MKTKTPLKPLKLAVPAQETPITSFLTASGTFHDGDLLLNQKGLRLISEEKESRPSDAKELEFDFSLDDLETIKVIGKGSGGVVQLVRHKWVGKLFALKAIQMNIQEEIRKQIVQELKINQASQCPHIVVCYHSFYQNGVISLVLEYMDRGSLADIIRQVKTILEPYLAVVCKQVLQGLVYLHNERHVIHRDIKPSNLLVNHKGEVKITDFGVSAMLATSMGQRDTFVGTYNYMSPERISGSTYDYSSDIWSLGMVVLECAIGRFPYIQSEDQQAWPSFYELLAAIVESPPPSAPSDQFSPEFCSFVSSCIQKDPQDRLTSLELLDHPFIKKFEDKDLDLEILVGSLEPPINFPR
- the LOC130739054 gene encoding glucan endo-1,3-beta-glucosidase 13-like: MAREFSFIFAASLLLMILDCCNGSFVGICYGRNADNLPTPDKAVQLIQLQKIKYVRIYDSNIQVLKAFANTGVELMIGIPNLDLLPFAQFQSNADTWLRNSVLPYYPATKITYITVGAEVTESTSNISALVVPAMNNVLAALKKAGLHKKIKISTTHSLGVLSRSFPPSAGAFSGKHAHFLKPLLEFLAENQSPFMVDIYPYYAYRDSSNKVSLDYALFESSSEVVDPNTGLLYMNMFDAQIDAIYFALVSLNFRTIKVMVTETGWPSKGSPKETAATPDNAQTYNTNLIRHTINDTGTPARPGEELDVYIFSLFNENRKPGLESERNWGLFNPDQTSVYSLDFSGKADVDVNVTTDGNVTGSNGTTWCIASSNASQIDLQNAVDWACGAGNVDCTAIQPSQPCFEPDNLVSHASYAFNTYYQQNGASDVACGFGGTGEIVDKDPTYDNCIYMRTGNNKTMASNTTAISSLPPSSLPSSSSQEKVHTSISHVLVLTFLLLLILERARHA